The following proteins are co-located in the Dehalococcoides mccartyi 195 genome:
- the carA gene encoding glutamine-hydrolyzing carbamoyl-phosphate synthase small subunit produces MTNTAYLVLEDGTVFSGKSFGAETEAIGEVVFNTSMNGYQEMLTDPSYTGQIIVPTYPLIGNYGVNPFDNESACIRATAFGVHEECLLPNHYQNNQTIHSFLEESGIPGISGIDTRAITRKLRSAGVMRGMITTTKTPEEALKTIRSAPDYGQIDFVRKISTPSAYEWQKEKPSFAGFHIAVLDCGLKYSILNQLKSHGCKVTVLPCTASPQDIDALNPDGVLLSPGPGNPELLDYLVNTVRYACEKYPVMGICLGNQLIGKAFGAKTFKLKFGHRGGNHPVKDLASGRVYITSQNHGYSLDPATLKEGLEVSHINLNDGTVEGLRHRELPVFSIQYHSEASPGPMDSTYLFKQFVEMIKQTKK; encoded by the coding sequence ATGACAAATACAGCATACCTGGTACTGGAGGACGGAACAGTATTCAGCGGCAAAAGCTTCGGGGCGGAAACTGAAGCCATAGGCGAAGTGGTCTTTAATACCAGCATGAACGGATATCAGGAAATGCTGACTGACCCTTCGTATACCGGCCAGATTATTGTCCCCACTTACCCTCTTATCGGCAACTACGGGGTAAACCCCTTTGATAATGAATCCGCCTGCATCAGGGCAACCGCCTTTGGGGTACATGAGGAATGCCTGCTGCCAAACCACTACCAGAATAACCAAACCATTCACTCCTTTCTGGAAGAATCCGGCATACCCGGCATAAGCGGCATAGATACCCGCGCCATTACCCGTAAGCTGCGCTCTGCCGGGGTAATGAGGGGCATGATAACCACTACCAAAACCCCTGAAGAAGCCCTTAAAACTATCCGCAGCGCACCTGACTACGGGCAGATTGACTTTGTACGCAAGATAAGCACTCCTTCAGCCTACGAATGGCAAAAGGAAAAACCCTCTTTTGCCGGGTTTCATATAGCGGTGCTGGACTGCGGGCTTAAGTACTCTATACTTAACCAGCTGAAATCCCACGGCTGCAAAGTAACTGTTTTGCCCTGCACTGCCAGCCCGCAAGACATAGATGCCCTTAATCCAGACGGGGTGCTTCTTTCACCCGGCCCCGGCAACCCGGAACTGCTGGACTATCTGGTAAATACAGTCAGATACGCCTGTGAAAAATACCCGGTCATGGGCATCTGTCTGGGAAACCAGCTGATAGGCAAAGCCTTCGGGGCTAAAACATTCAAGCTGAAGTTCGGCCACCGGGGCGGAAACCACCCGGTTAAAGACCTTGCCAGCGGTCGGGTATATATAACCTCGCAAAATCACGGCTACTCCCTTGACCCCGCCACCCTGAAAGAAGGGCTGGAGGTCAGCCACATAAACCTGAATGACGGCACGGTGGAAGGGCTTCGCCACCGCGAACTGCCGGTGTTCTCCATACAGTACCACTCCGAAGCTTCACCCGGACCGATGGATTCCACCTACCTGTTCAAACAGTTTGTGGAAATGATAAAACAAACCAAAAAGTAG
- the carB gene encoding carbamoyl-phosphate synthase large subunit has product MNKPKKVLIIGSGPIIIGQAAEFDYAGTQACKAMREEGVESILVNSNPATIMTDENVADRVYIEPLTVESITKIIEKERPDGLLPTLGGQTGLNLAVDLADAGVLAKYNVRSLGTPINTIRTAEDRELFKELLAKIGEPVPPSETVTTAEDALKVAREIGLPVVIRPAYTLGGTGGGFANNWEEVEEVAQTGLNASPIHQILVEKSVAGWKEIEYEVMRDGADNCITICNMENFDPMGVHTGDSIVVVPVQTLTNKESQMLRTASIKIIRALGIEGGCNVQLSLNPNGNEYYVIEVNPRVSRSSALASKATGYPIARVASKIAIGKRLDEIPNAVTGKTLACFEPAVDYIVAKIPRFPFDKFALGDRGLGTQMKATGEVMAIDRSFEAAIHKSIRSLEFGKKTILWEDRSWIMGDNLSTYPLHAHDTRLWAILAALRRGHTPEAIHEKTKIDNWFLYKLKNITDMEKRLLKENLTPELMLQAKKLGFSDEEIATLSGKLAEQIRQMRLEWNIKPVFKMVDTCAAEFDAATPYFYSTYDEENEALPENIKKAVVIGSGPIRIGQGIEFDYCSVHAAWALEKAGLQSIMINSNPETVSTDFDTSNRLYFESLDEESVRDILENENISAPESTPSIVQFGGQTAINLASPLTRSGNPIIGSSAEAIDLAEDRRRFERLLSEMGIPQAPGAGITTLDEALSIAESIGYPVVVRPSYVLGGRAMEIVSDASDLIRYMSAAIELNTGHPILIDKYLVGKEVEVDAIADGETVFIPGVMEHIERAGVHSGDSMAVYPTQNLNAHDLATISDYTIRIGKALNVRGLMNIQFVVSKDPEGGDNIVYILEVNPRGSRTVPFLSKVTGVPMVDIAVNVMLGKTIKEQGYQNGIMPHTDLVAIKAPVFSMAKLVGVDTYLGPEMKSTGEVMGVDHTFNKALVKTLQAASIMLPEKGTLLFSVADRDKAEALPLIRTLHGLGYNFYATEGTAAMMTAAGITVKQISKKLDEGHPNIVDIIRNGTVCGVINTMTGGRVPLRDGFYIRRAAAERKVPCFTSMDTAKAAVEALANGNRQITVLPLNEYRQGKSGS; this is encoded by the coding sequence ATGAATAAACCCAAAAAAGTTCTTATTATCGGCTCCGGCCCGATTATCATCGGCCAGGCTGCCGAATTTGATTACGCCGGTACCCAGGCCTGCAAAGCCATGCGCGAAGAAGGAGTGGAATCCATACTGGTAAACTCCAACCCGGCTACTATTATGACTGACGAAAATGTTGCGGACAGGGTATATATTGAACCCCTGACTGTTGAATCTATAACCAAAATCATTGAAAAAGAACGGCCTGACGGTTTGCTGCCTACTTTGGGCGGGCAGACCGGGCTTAACCTGGCGGTAGACCTGGCAGATGCGGGCGTGCTTGCCAAGTACAATGTACGTTCCTTGGGCACTCCCATAAATACCATCCGCACCGCCGAAGACCGCGAACTTTTTAAAGAACTGCTGGCCAAAATAGGCGAACCTGTCCCCCCTTCGGAGACAGTAACCACCGCCGAAGACGCACTTAAAGTTGCCCGCGAAATAGGCCTGCCGGTGGTAATACGCCCGGCGTATACCTTAGGCGGCACAGGCGGCGGTTTTGCCAATAACTGGGAGGAGGTAGAGGAGGTAGCTCAAACGGGACTGAATGCCTCACCCATCCACCAGATACTGGTAGAAAAATCGGTTGCCGGCTGGAAAGAAATTGAATACGAAGTAATGCGTGACGGGGCGGACAACTGCATTACCATATGCAACATGGAAAATTTTGACCCCATGGGAGTCCATACCGGAGACAGCATTGTAGTTGTCCCGGTGCAAACCCTTACCAACAAAGAATCCCAGATGCTGCGCACCGCTTCCATCAAGATAATACGGGCGCTGGGTATTGAGGGCGGCTGTAACGTACAGCTTTCTCTAAACCCGAACGGCAATGAATATTATGTAATTGAGGTTAATCCCAGAGTATCCCGTTCATCAGCCCTGGCCAGCAAGGCTACCGGCTACCCCATTGCCAGAGTGGCATCCAAGATAGCCATTGGCAAACGGCTGGACGAAATACCAAACGCGGTTACTGGCAAGACTCTGGCCTGCTTTGAGCCGGCGGTAGACTATATAGTAGCCAAAATCCCCCGCTTCCCCTTTGACAAGTTTGCACTCGGTGACCGCGGACTTGGCACCCAGATGAAAGCCACCGGCGAAGTAATGGCCATTGACCGCAGCTTTGAAGCGGCTATCCACAAATCTATCCGCTCTCTGGAGTTCGGCAAGAAAACCATACTCTGGGAAGACCGAAGCTGGATAATGGGAGATAACCTTTCCACCTACCCCCTGCACGCCCATGATACCCGTTTATGGGCAATACTGGCCGCTCTGCGCCGCGGGCATACACCCGAAGCTATCCACGAAAAAACAAAGATAGACAACTGGTTTTTATACAAACTTAAAAACATTACCGATATGGAAAAACGCCTGCTTAAGGAAAACCTGACCCCGGAGCTGATGCTTCAAGCCAAAAAACTGGGTTTTTCTGATGAAGAAATCGCCACCCTGTCAGGCAAACTAGCCGAACAGATACGCCAGATGCGCCTGGAGTGGAATATAAAACCGGTGTTTAAAATGGTAGACACCTGTGCCGCCGAATTTGATGCCGCCACCCCTTACTTCTACTCCACTTATGACGAAGAAAATGAGGCTCTGCCTGAGAATATTAAAAAGGCCGTAGTTATAGGTTCAGGCCCTATCCGCATAGGTCAGGGTATAGAGTTTGACTATTGCTCGGTGCATGCCGCCTGGGCTTTGGAAAAGGCAGGCTTGCAGAGCATTATGATAAACTCCAACCCCGAAACGGTGTCTACAGATTTTGATACCTCAAACCGCCTTTATTTTGAATCTCTGGACGAAGAGAGTGTCCGGGATATACTGGAAAATGAAAACATTTCCGCCCCCGAATCCACCCCCAGCATTGTCCAGTTCGGCGGGCAGACAGCTATAAATCTGGCCTCACCCCTTACCCGCAGCGGCAACCCCATTATCGGCTCATCAGCCGAAGCTATAGATTTAGCCGAAGACCGCCGCCGCTTTGAACGGCTGCTTTCGGAAATGGGCATACCCCAGGCGCCGGGTGCCGGCATAACCACTCTGGACGAAGCCCTGAGCATAGCTGAAAGCATTGGCTACCCGGTAGTAGTCCGCCCAAGTTACGTACTGGGAGGACGGGCGATGGAAATAGTCAGTGACGCATCTGACCTGATACGTTATATGAGCGCCGCCATAGAGCTGAATACCGGACACCCCATTTTGATAGACAAATATCTGGTGGGCAAGGAAGTGGAAGTTGACGCCATTGCAGACGGGGAAACCGTGTTTATCCCCGGCGTTATGGAGCATATTGAACGGGCCGGCGTCCACAGCGGGGACTCTATGGCAGTCTATCCCACCCAGAACCTGAATGCCCATGACCTGGCCACCATTTCAGACTATACCATACGCATAGGCAAAGCCCTGAACGTACGCGGGCTGATGAATATCCAGTTTGTAGTTTCCAAAGACCCCGAGGGGGGAGACAATATAGTCTATATACTGGAAGTAAACCCCAGAGGTTCACGCACCGTACCCTTCCTTTCAAAGGTTACAGGAGTGCCCATGGTAGATATAGCGGTGAACGTGATGCTGGGCAAAACTATTAAAGAGCAGGGCTATCAAAACGGGATTATGCCCCATACGGATTTGGTTGCCATAAAAGCCCCGGTTTTCTCCATGGCAAAACTGGTGGGGGTAGATACCTACCTTGGGCCGGAAATGAAATCCACCGGCGAAGTCATGGGGGTAGACCACACCTTTAATAAAGCCCTGGTAAAAACCCTTCAGGCGGCCTCTATAATGCTGCCCGAAAAAGGCACTCTTCTTTTTAGCGTAGCTGACCGTGACAAGGCTGAAGCCTTGCCCCTTATCCGCACCCTGCACGGGCTGGGATACAATTTCTACGCCACCGAAGGCACTGCCGCCATGATGACCGCCGCCGGTATAACCGTTAAACAGATAAGCAAAAAACTGGATGAAGGCCACCCCAATATTGTGGATATTATCCGAAACGGCACCGTCTGCGGGGTGATAAATACCATGACCGGCGGCCGGGTACCCCTTAGGGACGGCTTTTATATCCGCCGGGCAGCTGCCGAACGCAAAGTGCCTTGCTTTACCTCTATGGATACCGCTAAAGCCGCAGTGGAAGCCTTAGCCAACGGCAACCGCCAGATAACGGTCTTGCCGCTGAATGAATACCGTCAGGGTAAAAGCGGCAGTTAG
- the folE gene encoding GTP cyclohydrolase I FolE has protein sequence MFDEQAIKQSVQNMLLAIGEDPEREGLKETPRRVAQMYAELFSGMNQDPAEVLRVGYELGHREMVIIKDIPFYSMCEHHLLPFSGVVHIGYIPNIDGRVVGISKLARVVEIYAKRPQIQERMATQIADAIIDGLKCDGVAVVIEAEHMCMVMRGIKKPGSRVITSALRGSFHKSPAARAEFLSLIQQKH, from the coding sequence ATGTTTGACGAACAGGCAATAAAACAGTCGGTGCAAAACATGCTCTTAGCTATTGGCGAAGACCCTGAGCGGGAAGGGCTTAAGGAAACTCCCAGACGGGTAGCCCAGATGTATGCCGAACTGTTTTCGGGTATGAACCAGGACCCGGCCGAAGTCTTGCGGGTAGGCTACGAACTGGGCCACCGTGAAATGGTGATTATAAAAGATATACCCTTTTACTCTATGTGTGAGCATCACCTGCTGCCCTTTTCAGGGGTGGTTCATATAGGATACATACCCAATATTGACGGGCGGGTAGTGGGTATAAGCAAACTGGCCAGAGTAGTGGAAATTTATGCCAAACGCCCCCAGATACAGGAACGCATGGCCACCCAGATTGCAGATGCCATTATAGACGGGCTGAAGTGTGACGGGGTGGCGGTGGTAATAGAGGCTGAGCACATGTGCATGGTGATGCGGGGTATCAAAAAACCCGGCAGCCGGGTGATAACCTCGGCACTGCGGGGCAGTTTCCATAAGTCACCCGCTGCCAGAGCAGAGTTTCTTTCACTTATCCAGCAAAAGCACTAG
- a CDS encoding dihydroorotase, translating to MKILIKNGRIIDPAGGTDKVADLLLENGLVAGINSNIPSDKADEVIDAEGKVVCPGFIDLHVHLREPGFEGKETIESGCKAAAAGGFTTICPMPNTNPAADNLPVIDFVRNTAAKVSPIRVLPIAAITKGRKGQELSPMGELAEAGVAGFSDDGDYVSNSSMLLHALLYSRTFGLPVMEHCEEPCLAEGGVMNEGLLACRLGLKGIPDAAEEIALSRDIALAKESGGQLHLCHISTAGSVELVRRAKAAGIQVSAEVTPHHLTLTEAEVSGYNTNAKVNPPLRTQSDIEALIKGLKDGTIDAIATDHAPHTANDKLCEFGLAANGISGLETAFASLMGLVHSGSISLSLLIEKLTAGPRQVLGEKHKNIGNLKPGSSADVVIFDPDEEWTVDTARFFSKGKNTPLEGRRLKGRVKTTIACGRIAYRE from the coding sequence ATGAAAATACTGATTAAAAACGGGCGCATCATAGACCCTGCCGGAGGCACAGATAAAGTGGCAGACCTGCTGCTGGAAAACGGGCTGGTTGCCGGAATAAACAGTAATATACCTTCAGATAAAGCTGATGAAGTTATAGATGCCGAAGGCAAAGTGGTTTGCCCCGGTTTTATAGACCTGCACGTACACCTGCGTGAGCCGGGTTTTGAAGGCAAAGAGACTATTGAAAGCGGCTGCAAGGCCGCCGCAGCCGGAGGGTTCACTACCATCTGCCCCATGCCTAATACCAATCCCGCAGCGGATAATCTGCCGGTGATAGACTTTGTTAGAAACACCGCCGCCAAGGTTTCGCCCATACGGGTGCTGCCCATAGCCGCCATTACCAAAGGGCGCAAAGGACAGGAGCTTTCCCCCATGGGAGAGCTGGCCGAAGCAGGAGTGGCCGGTTTTTCAGATGACGGTGACTACGTGTCAAACAGCTCCATGCTCCTCCATGCCCTGCTTTACAGCCGCACTTTTGGCCTGCCCGTTATGGAGCACTGCGAAGAGCCGTGCCTGGCGGAAGGCGGGGTAATGAACGAAGGTCTTTTAGCCTGCCGTTTGGGATTAAAGGGCATACCTGATGCCGCTGAAGAAATTGCCCTGAGCCGGGATATTGCCCTGGCCAAAGAAAGCGGCGGGCAGCTGCACCTTTGCCATATCAGTACGGCCGGTTCGGTGGAACTGGTACGCAGAGCCAAAGCCGCAGGCATACAGGTAAGCGCGGAGGTTACCCCCCACCACCTGACCCTGACCGAAGCTGAAGTAAGCGGCTACAACACAAATGCCAAAGTCAACCCGCCGCTTCGCACCCAGAGTGATATTGAGGCATTAATAAAAGGGCTGAAAGACGGCACTATAGATGCCATTGCCACAGACCATGCCCCCCACACTGCCAATGACAAACTGTGTGAATTCGGTCTGGCCGCAAACGGCATTTCGGGGCTGGAAACCGCATTTGCCAGCCTGATGGGGCTGGTACACTCAGGCTCTATCAGCCTAAGCCTGCTTATAGAAAAGCTGACCGCCGGCCCCCGGCAGGTACTGGGTGAAAAACACAAAAACATCGGCAATTTGAAACCAGGCTCCAGTGCAGATGTGGTTATATTTGACCCTGACGAAGAATGGACGGTGGATACCGCCAGATTCTTCTCCAAGGGCAAAAATACTCCCCTTGAGGGACGCAGGCTGAAAGGCAGGGTAAAAACCACCATTGCCTGCGGCCGGATAGCATACCGGGAATAA
- a CDS encoding dihydroorotate dehydrogenase electron transfer subunit has protein sequence MTTTQLNQLSASVIENEEVMPGICLMWLEAPEIAASARPGQFVMLSCGGENLLRRPISIHQCHRENGLIALMYAVVGKGTDWLSKLQTGDSLSVLGPLGNGFRVNEDSRHLLLLGGGLGIAPLRFLADEALKQGKRVSLIQGARTELQVCPSHLLPEDASCHVTTENGAIGKKGLITHHLAEFLPDADQIIACGPMPMLKALAKEPQLSGKDIQVSLEVRMACGLGICYGCAVKTIKGMKTVCHDGPVFDIRDIHWDEVKI, from the coding sequence GTGACAACTACCCAGCTAAACCAGCTTTCAGCCAGTGTAATTGAAAACGAAGAGGTCATGCCCGGCATCTGCCTGATGTGGCTTGAAGCACCCGAAATAGCGGCTTCTGCCCGTCCGGGGCAGTTTGTCATGCTGTCCTGCGGCGGTGAAAACCTGCTGAGGCGGCCTATTTCCATCCACCAGTGCCACCGGGAAAACGGGCTTATCGCCCTGATGTATGCCGTGGTGGGAAAAGGCACAGACTGGCTCAGCAAACTTCAAACAGGAGACAGCCTTTCGGTGCTTGGCCCGTTGGGCAACGGCTTTCGGGTAAATGAGGACAGCCGTCACCTGCTGCTCCTGGGGGGCGGGCTGGGTATCGCCCCGCTCCGTTTTCTGGCAGACGAAGCTTTAAAACAAGGCAAGCGGGTCAGCCTGATACAGGGTGCCAGAACCGAGCTTCAGGTCTGCCCTTCCCACTTGCTGCCGGAAGACGCCAGCTGCCATGTCACCACTGAAAATGGGGCTATAGGCAAAAAAGGGCTTATTACCCACCATCTGGCGGAGTTTCTGCCGGATGCAGACCAGATAATAGCCTGCGGGCCTATGCCCATGCTTAAGGCTCTGGCAAAAGAACCCCAGCTGTCAGGCAAGGACATACAGGTTTCCCTAGAAGTACGCATGGCCTGCGGTCTGGGTATCTGCTACGGCTGTGCCGTAAAAACAATCAAAGGCATGAAAACTGTCTGCCATGACGGGCCGGTATTTGATATACGGGATATCCACTGGGACGAAGTAAAAATATAA